ATATTGTTGTAAAGGGTCAAATAGACCATGAGATAAATGCTGCAATTGAATTGCGAGTTCAGGCAAGAGATAAAGGCAGTCCACCAAAGAGCACCCAATGTAAAGTTTTAATAGAAGTTATTGATGAAAATGACAATGCACCAGAGATAGTTACGACTCCTCTGTTGGAAAGTGTGAAAGAAGACACAAAGTCAGGAACTGCTGTTGCTTTAGTTACAGTGTCTGATAAAGATGGAGGTAAAAATGGTGTTGTACACTGTGCTCTGAAAGGCTTGTTTCCTTTCAAACTAGAGACATCATATAACAATCATTATTCTCTAGTGGTAGACGGACCTCTGGACAGAGAGAGTGTTTCTCAGTATAACATCACAATTACAGCTGCAGATGAAGGAACTCCGCCTCTCTCCAGCAGCACTGTTATAACTGTACATATCTCTGATGTTAATGACAATGCTCCACATTTCCCAGTACCCGTTATTAACGCTTTTCTAACTGAGAACGGTCAAGCTGGAGGTCTCGTGACAAAAGTGACAGCTGATGATTCAGACACTGGTGAGAACGCAGAACTTTCATATTCACTGTTAGACAGTTCCAGCTCCAGTGTTCCTATAACAACACTGATAAATATAAACTCTTTGAGTGGAGAAATTTTCAGTTTGCAATCATTTAATCACGAAGAAACAGAACGATTTCAGTTTGAAGTGATGGCAACAGACTCTGGTGTTCCTCCTCTGAGCAGTAATGtgactgtaaatgtgtttattctGGATGAGAATGACAACAGTCCAGTTATTTTAGCGCCTTATTCTGAGCCTGGATCAGTTAATACTGAGAACATTCCCTACTCTGCTGAAGCGGGATACTTTGTAGCCAAGATCAGAGCTGTTGATGCTGACTCTGGATATAACGCTCTTCTGTCTTATCATATGAGTGAACCCAAAGGAACTAATCTCTTCCGCATCGGAAGCAGCACTGGAGAAATAAGAACTAAGAGACGAATGAGTGACAATGACTTAAAAACTCACCCACTTCTTATTACAGTGTGTGATAATGGAGAGCCATCACTCTCAGCCACTATGTCCATGGATGTTGTGGTTGTTGAGAGTCTGGATGACATAAAGACATCATTCAGAGAAGTTCCTGTGAAAGAGGAGAGTTTTTCCAATCTGAATGTGTATCTGCTCATCGCTATTGTCTCAGTATCTGTCATCTTTTTACTGAGTCTCGTGGGTTTGATAGCAGCTAAATGCTACAGGACAGACGGCAGTTTCAGCAGGTACAGCGCTCCAGTGATCAGCACCCATCCAGACGGAAGCTGGTCCTTCTCTAAATCTACTCAACAGTACGACGTGTGTTTTAGTTCAGACACAATAAAAAGTGATGTAGTCGTTTTCCCCTCAACGTTTCCATTGCCAGATGCAGAACTAATCAGCATTAATGAGGGAGACACTTTTAACAGGACTCAAACACTTCCAAGCACTACCAAGGTAAGATAAAACTTATATCTTACAGTTTGAAAATACCATCATACTAAACAGACTCTTGGTAGCTGTTTGGATTAGTTTTAGTTTGTGAGTTAATGTGTAATTTTGCAACATGGTTTAGTATGTGAAGCTGTTCATGTTGACATATCACGCTAAGGGCAGTTGTATATGGGCAGTTGTTTGTGTTCAAGTGTACACATGCATACGCTGTTTGTTTTTAGCTTCCCTTACCTCAGTGTTACATTGGCCTTccagttccattttttaaaGGATATATCTTTATGTTGGTAACTAGATGTAGATAACATTCAATTAGTCTTGTCATTGCTGATCAAATTGTAGGTTGGTCCTCCCATTTGCAATCATAGTCATGCAAGGGATAAAGTTTCAGCTAGGGTGGATGTAATGGCAAACAAGCATTACATTTGCCATGTTATAAGTTATTAATAATGATCATTTTCACTGTTCTGAGCGGATCTCCCTGTGTCTTGTTCTTTTCAGGTCATGTAGTTTGTTCCAGGGAAAGTCAAAAAGAGGCTTGTTGTTGGAAATGTGCATTGCTGTAAGGATGTCACATATTTCATAACCTGCATGAAAGATTGCGGAAGTAAATCTGAAAACAAGTCTTCTGTTTAagtaaacaaaaagataaaTGAGAATTAAAATAGCCAGCTGTAATGAAAATCTGTAATTTGTCCTTTGTAAACAAATTAATATCAAATTTTTTTTGCCAGTTCAGCTTCATGTTAGTATGTTTACAAGTTACATCTCTGACTCTGAATTAGTTTACACTATTCTTCAGcgttaaaatttaaaaaacaaaaaaaaccaaaaaaaaacccctttatttattttacatattttagcaAATAATTTCAACGGCCTTCTCGGTAAGCTTTATAATTGAATTCAGTGTGCGGCAAATGGgatacattttcatttgtaaAATTATACCATTGGGAAAAAGCTCTAGAAATATCAGTTTGCCCCATTGTTTTAATAGTactgaaacaaaataatgaaatgtATACTTAAGGTTACTGCATTTTGAACGCAGGCGCGCTTTAAGTTGTGACTGTGTTTTGGTGTAGCCTAATTTATATAGGCTTTTTATAGACTAACaaagctttttttgtgtgtgttaacTTAATTTACACTGGGTGATATTTTATCTTTTGTGGTGCTGAATGTAATATAGTTGTGTGATTTCGTCACACAGAACCGCACGTAATCCGCGCGGTGTCACTGTAGACCGCGAACT
This genomic stretch from Megalobrama amblycephala isolate DHTTF-2021 linkage group LG2, ASM1881202v1, whole genome shotgun sequence harbors:
- the LOC125259513 gene encoding protocadherin alpha-2-like isoform X3; this encodes MESLRYCCVITALHFCLWQSSFGKIIYSVSEEVNKGTVVGNIAKDLKISVQELESRILQLVSGSNRKYFDVNLKTGELFVNERIDREELCFANQQCALNLEAVVQNPHSLYRIEINVLDVNDNAPYFVDSVITINITEDVVPGERFHLPVAEDNDIGINALKDYKLSKNEHFSLDVQTEDQSVSAELVLQKPLDREKQSVIPLVLTAVDGGKPAKTGTLSVIVNVIDINDNKPVFSKPLYKIKVRENVSVGTKIISLTATDLDEGTNSDIIYSIAEHGNIKKQSLFTVVPETGDIVVKGQIDHEINAAIELRVQARDKGSPPKSTQCKVLIEVIDENDNAPEIVTTPLLESVKEDTKSGTAVALVTVSDKDGGKNGVVHCALKGLFPFKLETSYNNHYSLVVDGPLDRESVSQYNITITAADEGTPPLSSSTVITVHISDVNDNAPHFPVPVINAFLTENGQAGGLVTKVTADDSDTGENAELSYSLLDSSSSSVPITTLININSLSGEIFSLQSFNHEETERFQFEVMATDSGVPPLSSNVTVNVFILDENDNSPVILAPYSEPGSVNTENIPYSAEAGYFVAKIRAVDADSGYNALLSYHMSEPKGTNLFRIGSSTGEIRTKRRMSDNDLKTHPLLITVCDNGEPSLSATMSMDVVVVESLDDIKTSFREVPVKEESFSNLNVYLLIAIVSVSVIFLLSLVGLIAAKCYRTDGSFSRYSAPVISTHPDGSWSFSKSTQQYDVCFSSDTIKSDVVVFPSTFPLPDAELISINEGDTFNRTQTLPSTTKPKGPNADWRYSASLRAGVQSSVHMEEASAVMQGAQGMLVQNWPTVSSAADGEGEGQLSPPVGAGINSNSWSFRYGAGPGYGPPQALKPGEIPPEAFIIPGSPAIISIRQDPGAVDDKGEFITFGKKEESKKKKKKKKEKKDKKDKGKDDGEE
- the LOC125259513 gene encoding protocadherin alpha-2-like isoform X6, which produces MESLRYCCVITALHFCLWQSSFGKIIYSVSEEVNKGTVVGNIAKDLKISVQELESRILQLVSGSNRKYFDVNLKTGELFVNERIDREELCFANQQCALNLEAVVQNPHSLYRIEINVLDVNDNAPYFVDSVITINITEDVVPGERFHLPVAEDNDIGINALKDYKLSKNEHFSLDVQTEDQSVSAELVLQKPLDREKQSVIPLVLTAVDGGKPAKTGTLSVIVNVIDINDNKPVFSKPLYKIKVRENVSVGTKIISLTATDLDEGTNSDIIYSIAEHGNIKKQSLFTVVPETGDIVVKGQIDHEINAAIELRVQARDKGSPPKSTQCKVLIEVIDENDNAPEIVTTPLLESVKEDTKSGTAVALVTVSDKDGGKNGVVHCALKGLFPFKLETSYNNHYSLVVDGPLDRESVSQYNITITAADEGTPPLSSSTVITVHISDVNDNAPHFPVPVINAFLTENGQAGGLVTKVTADDSDTGENAELSYSLLDSSSSSVPITTLININSLSGEIFSLQSFNHEETERFQFEVMATDSGVPPLSSNVTVNVFILDENDNSPVILAPYSEPGSVNTENIPYSAEAGYFVAKIRAVDADSGYNALLSYHMSEPKGTNLFRIGSSTGEIRTKRRMSDNDLKTHPLLITVCDNGEPSLSATMSMDVVVVESLDDIKTSFREVPVKEESFSNLNVYLLIAIVSVSVIFLLSLVGLIAAKCYRTDGSFSRYSAPVISTHPDGSWSFSKSTQQYDVCFSSDTIKSDVVVFPSTFPLPDAELISINEGDTFNRTQTLPSTTKVM